From one Solanum stenotomum isolate F172 chromosome 12, ASM1918654v1, whole genome shotgun sequence genomic stretch:
- the LOC125846302 gene encoding E3 ubiquitin-protein ligase WAV3-like, whose amino-acid sequence MLMVWHKLKKALSLKRKDNNSQNATHHSKSPAIPSSPSSLSCLPSPTTHSSKETCVICLRSMKAEKGKAIFTAECCHSFHFSCIGENVKHGNLLCPICRCKWKEIPFQFATDVTIVRQIRVLHHVNRSRPLPTVFPPPPQHVQFQMRAQAL is encoded by the exons atgttgatgGTCTGGCACAAACTGAAGAAGGCGCTCTCACTTAAGCGTAAGGATAACAATTCCCAGAATGCGACACACCATTCCAAATCACCTGCTATTCCTTCGTCGCCGTCCTCCTTGTCTTGTTTACCTAGCCCCACCACACATTCATCCAAG G AAACATGTGTGATTTGCCTTAGGAGTATGAAAGCTGAGAAAGGTAAGGCCATATTTACTGCTGAATGCTGCCATTCTTTTCACTTCAGCTGCATTGGCGAAAATGTTAAGCATGGGAACCTCCTTTGCCCCATCTGTAGATGCAAATGGAAGGAGATCCCTTTCCAATTTGCTACTGATGTTACTATAGTGCGTCAAATTCGGGTGCTTCATCATGTTAACCGCTCTCGTCCTTTACCAACAGTATTTCCACCCCCTCCCCAGCACGTCCAATTTCAGATGCGGGCTCAAGCATTATAG